One genomic window of Carassius gibelio isolate Cgi1373 ecotype wild population from Czech Republic chromosome A10, carGib1.2-hapl.c, whole genome shotgun sequence includes the following:
- the LOC128021191 gene encoding transcription regulator protein BACH1, translating into MSVENSKSFKFTFQSSVHSSHVLQCLNEQRKKDLLCDVTVVAETQSYRAHRAVLASCSDYFSARVSSHTPEGTIINLPDEVTSEGFEPLLDFAYTSKLLFNKENVLEIRNCASVLGFKNLDKACFDFLLPKFFDSSRSASKVQRKCCKTKCFKSRGAELSSNDKDDVIDEDKSLLQPSKPQLKVKETSCPPSVAIEDVGKSFHIQKDTDYSLLCPKYRKFQIACGKERSCQDVCSSKPMSLDRTEDNCPLSSLPHSSNEDGQEVFSCDKTPLIGDEDSLLPECCPLNPVPCTDQPSLPTCNELAQSICDSGDSAKWGMSPRSGPEEVVRPYIELKDDRCNEQRSVEETEVAKQLTFWPDSCQASPSGLGSVAKPSNLNCLKSCYPDPRAVECPFLQNFGAVGAHLHDGEGGPTSEGSPYIPSNQSGEDSDSFDTEGDSESYSSERLYEMALPLSVDQIVSLSRNDFQQMLKQQCLTREQLDVVHDIRRRSKNRFAARRCRKRKLDCIYNLQCEIEKLRSEREKLSVERIKLNQMKKKVWQSYSGLYETVCAEAALRPQQLHRLAKYSSQDCPLSAFLCPSPDLSQGPEAHQPQASDLYTQTCCSGAEPPVSSSVENSVAQSSSQNLLPLGVVKAQSHTCPPDASAFDNSECS; encoded by the exons ATGTCGGTGGAAAACTCCAAGTCGTTTAAGTTCACCTTCCAGTCGTCTGTGCACAGCTCCCACGTTCTGCAATGTCTGAATGAGCAGAGGAAGAAAGATCTTCTGTGTGATGTGACTGTTGTGGCAGAGACCCAGAGTTATCGGGCCCACCGGGCAGTTCTGGCATCCTGCAGTGATTATTTCAGCGCTCGTGTGTCCAGTCATACACCTGAAGGAACTATCATCAACCTTCCTGATGAG GTTACCTCAGAGGGATTTGAACCCTTGCTGGACTTTGCCTACACCTCAAAACTCCTCTTTAACAAAGAGAATGTGCTGGAAATCCGTAACTGTGCCTCTGTTCTTGGTTTCAAGAATTTGGACAAAGCCTGCTTTGACTTCCTTCTCCCCAAATTCTTTGACAGCAGCAGAAGTGCATCCAAAGTCCAGAGGAAGTGCTGCAAGACCAAATGTTTCAAATCACGAGGGGCTGAATTGAGCTCGAATGACAAGGATGATGTTATTGATGAAGACAAATCATTACTTCAGCCTTCAAAACCTCAACTTAAAGTCAAAGAGACATCTTGTCCTCCCTCGGTGGCCATTGAGGACGTCGGAAAAAGCTTTCACATCCAGAAAGACACAGATTACTCCCTCCTGTGCCCAAAGTACCGGAAGTTTCAAATAGCTTGTGGGAAGGAGCGATCCTGTCAGGATGTTTGCAGCTCTAAACCCATGTCCCTTGACAGGACAGAAGACAACTGTCCTTTAAGCTCCCTACCTCACTCAAGCAATGAAGACGGCCAGGAGGTCTTTTCATGCGATAAGACACCTCTCATTGGCGATGAAGACTCTCTTCTGCCCGAATGTTGTCCCCTAAATCCTGTACCTTGCACAGACCAGCCATCACTTCCAACCTGTAATGAGTTGGCACAATCTATTTGTGACTCAGGAGACTCTGCAAAATGGGGAATGTCCCCTCGCTCGGGCCCAGAGGAAGTTGTGAGGCCATACATAGAGCTCAAAGATGACCGATGCAATGAACAGAGGAGCGTGGAGGAAACAGAGGTGGCCAAACAGCTCACGTTCTGGCCGGATTCTTGTCAGGCGTCTCCCTCTGGCCTGGGCTCGGTGGCGAAACCCTCCAATCTCAACTGTCTGAAAAGCTGCTATCCGGATCCCAGAGCAGTGGAGTGTCCGTTTCTGCAGAACTTTGGTGCGGTGGGCGCTCACCTACACGATGGAGAGGGGGGTCCCACATCAGAGGGCAGTCCATATATACCCTCCAACCAATCAGGGGAGGACTCTGATAGTTTTGACACAGAGGGGGACAGTGAGTCTTACAGCAGTGAACGATTGTATGAG ATGGCGCTGCCGCTCTCTGTGGATCAGATTGTGTCTCTAAGCAGGAATGACTTCCAGCAGATGCTGAAGCAGCAGTGCTTGACACGGGAGCAGCTCGACGTTGTGCATGACATCCGCAGGAGGAGCAAAAACCGGTTTGCAGCCCGTCGTTGCCGCAAGCGGAAACTTGACTGCATATACAACCTGCAGTGTGAAATCGAGAAACTG AGGAGCGAGCGAGAGAAGCTGAGTGTTGAGAGGATAAAGCTGAATCAGATGAAGAAGAAGGTTTGGCAGAGTTACTCGGGCCTATATGAGACGGTCTGTGCCGAAGCCGCTCTCAGACCCCAGCAGCTTCATAGGCTGGCCAAATATTCCTCTCAAGACTGCCCGCTGTCTGCCTTCCTGTGCCCCTCCCCAGACCTTTCTCAAGGTCCCGAGGCACACCAGCCCCAGGCTTCAGACCTCTACACACAAACTTGTTGCTCTGGAGCCGAACCACCAGTTAGTTCCTCAGTGGAAAATAGTGTTGCACAATCAAGCTCACAGAACCTGTTACCTCTTGGTGTTGTAAAAGCTCAGTCACACACCTGTCCACCTGACGCCTCGGCTTTTGACAACAGTGAGTGTAGTTAA